Sequence from the Gemmatimonadota bacterium genome:
GGTCTTCAGGGTGCCGGCCATCGAGGGGAGCATGCGCTCCACTTCCATGACACGGCTGCCCGGCAACATCCCGATGATCGGCCGGTCCGGATCGAGGCCCGCGGCTTCGCAGAATTCGGTCCTGGATTGCCGGCTCTCGAGCACTTCAAGCAGGGGGTGGCCGACGAAGACCACCTTTCCCCCGGCTTTCTCGTACAGTTCCACTTCGAATGGAAACACCACCGCCATGCAGTCCACGTTTCTCACGATGGCGTGGATCCGCCGCGGCCTCCACGCCCAGACCTGGGGACTGATATAGTAGAGGACCGGTATGCCCCGCTTGCGCGCCTTGCGGGCGATGCGGAGATTGAAGTCGGGATAGTCGATGAGGATGACCAGGTCGGGACACCGGGATTCGAGAAGCCCGTCGAGCCGCCGCAACGCCCGGCGAATGAAGGGCAGATGTCGGACGACCTCGGTGAGGCCCATGACCGAGAATTGTTCAATATGGTAGACCAGCGCGCAGCCGGCCCGTTCCATGCGTTCCCCGCCGACGCCGAAAATATCGATTCCCGGGCGCCTGGCCTTGAGTGCGGCCACGACCCCCGCTCCGTGCATCTCGCCCGACGCTTCTCCGGCGATGATCATGATCCGCAATGGCTTCGACTCCTTCGTATGAACACGTCGTGTCGTTCCAGCCGTGGAGTACGGTTACAGCGACGGGCATCCTGAATCCAAAATACACTTTGAGGACGCAACCTCGGAGTATATTTTGAAGTCTTACCCGTTAAGTTAGTCTTTAACAGAAAACAGGAGATCGGAAAAGCATGGCTGATTCCCCGTCAGGACGCACCGTTGTTTTCGTCTCGTTGACCGGCGACGAGCAAGTGAAGGCTTACGACCAGGACCGGGAGACGGGCGCCCTGACCCTGCGGTCCACCAGCGACGCCCACGGTCCTTCCGGGGCGCTGTGCCTGCATCCGGCGGGCAACCTCATGTACAACGCCCACGTGGAATCCACCACGCTCGCGGCCTACAGGCTGGACACGGACTCCTGCGAACTCACCCTCGTCAACAAGGTGGATACCGACATCACGATCCCCGCGCATCTCGTCACGGACCGCCGCGGCCGGTTCCTGTTGACGGTATACTACGGGGGCGGCGGCATCACCGTGCATCGCCTGGGCGGAGACGGCGCGATCGGCGAACTCGTCCAGTACATCAACACGGGCGAAAAGGCCCATGCCGTCTGCCTGGCGGTCGAGGACCGGTACGTGATCGTCCCCCACGTTTCTCCCACCAACAAGACCAACCAGTTCCGGTTCGACGCGGAAACGGGGCAGCTGACCCCCAACGAACCCGCGGTGCTGAACCCACCGGACGAAGAAACGGGCCCCCGGCATATCTGCTTCCGGCCCGGGGGTGACGTGGCGTACATCGTCAATGAACAGGGCAACACGGTGACGGCCCACCACTTTAATGCGGATAACGGTACCCTCGAGATCTTCCAGAACGTATCGACCCTGCCCGACGACTGGGAGGAGGGTGGGGCCACCGCCCACGTGGAGGTGCACCGGAACGGGAAGTGGGCTTATGCCTCCAACCGGGGGCACGACAGCATCGTGGGCTACGACGTGGCGGCCGACGGCGCGCTGAGCGCCTTCGGGCACGTTTCGGTTCCGGCCAGTCCGCGGTCCTTCAACGTCGATCCGGATGGCCGGTTCCTTTATTGCGCCGGTGAAGCCGCGGGCGTGATGACGGCATTCCGCGTGGACCCCTCCGACGGAACCCTGCATCCGCTGCGGGATTATACTGTAGGCGACAAGCCATTCTGGGTAATGGCGACGACCCTGGGTTAAAGCGCATGAGCGACAAGCGTCAAAACGGCGAAGCATCCAAGGGCCTGGTGGGCATGTTCACGGCCGAGCGGCAGCGTGAGCAGGACAACACCATGGACCGAAGGATCGAGAAGAAGCGCTTCACGCCGCGCCGGATCGCCCTCGGCGGCCTGGCGGCGGCGGTGATCGCCTTCGGAGTCTACGCGCTGCTCAGCGTCAACCCGTCCTCGCTGAACGTGGACGCCGAGAAGCTGACCCTGGCCCCGGTGACCTACGGCCCCTTCCTCGAGTACATCGTGGAGCAGGGCGCGGTGATGCCGCTCACTACGATCTACCTGGACGCCGTGGAAGGCGGGCGCGTGGAGGAGGTCTACGTGGAGCAGGGCACCCAGGTCGAGGAAGGCACGGCGATCCTGCGGCTTTCCAACGCCAACCTGCAATTGAGCGTCATGCAGCGCGAGGCCGAGCTGTTCCGCGAGGTGAACCGGCTCAGGGAGACGCGGGTGACCATGGGGCAGCGGCGCCTGAGCATGCGCGCCGGACTGGTGGAGACGGAATACCAGTTGCGCCAGGCCGAGCGGGAGCACGCGCGGCAGGACGAGATGTTCAAGGCGGACCTGACCTCGCGCCAGGATTACGACGAGGCGAAGGACAACCTGGAGTACCTGACGGCCAGGCGGGACGTGACCGTCGAGACCTTGCACCAGGATTCGCTCTTCCAGACGATCCAGATCCGGCAGCTGGAGGAATCGATCGACCGGCTGCGCCTGAACCTGGAACTCATCAAGCAGAACGAGGAGAACCTGACCATACGCGCGCCGATCACGGGCCTTTTGTCCTCGCTCATCGCGGAGGTGGGCGAGTCCAAGCCCGGCGGCGACCGGCTGGGGCAGGTCGACGTGGAGGATGAGTTCAAGGTGCGCGCGGCCATCGACGAGCATTACATCGCCCGCATCCGGTCCGGCCAGGCCGGTTCCTTCGATTTCGCGGGCGGCACCTACGACCTGGTGATCAGCCGGGTGTACCCCGAGGTGATCGAGGGGCAGTTCGAGGCGGACATGGAGTTCCCTGAAGGGATGCCGGACGGCCTGCGTCGCGGCCAGACGCTGCAGGTGCGGGTCGCGCTGGGCGAGCTGGCCGACGCCATGCAGGTGCCCCGGGGCGGTTTCTACCAGAAGACGGGCGGGCGCTGGATCTACGTGCTCGATGAAGCGGGCGAGGTCGCCGTGCGGCGGCAGATCCGGCTCGGCCGGCAGAACAGCCAGTTCTTCGAGGTGCTGGAAGGCCTCGAGGAGGGCGAAACGGTCATCACCTCCATGTACGACAACTTCGGCGACATGGAAAGGCTGGTATTACAGTAATCATCACATCACGGGAGCAAACCATGATCAGGACAGAGCATCTCAAGAAACTCTACGCCACCGAAGAGGTGGAGACGACGGCGCTGAACGACGTGACCATGGCCGTGGACGAAGGCGAGTTCGTGGCGGTCATGGGTCCCTCGGGCTGCGGCAAGTCCACCCTGCTCAACATCCTCGGACTCCTCGACAACCCCTCGGGCGGCGAATACCATTTCCTGGACCAGGAAGTGTCCGGCCACTCCGAGCGGCAGCGGGCCAACCTGCGCAAGGCCAACATCGGTTTCGTCTTCCAGAGCTTCAACCTGATCGACGAGCTGACCGTGTACGAGAACATCGAGCTGCCGCTGATCTACCTGGGCGCGTCCAAGCAGGAGCGCAAGGAGCGGGTGGACGCGGCCATGGATCACATGCAGATCCCCCACCGGCGGAACCACTTCCCGCAACAGCTCTCCGGCGGCCAGCAGCAGCGCGTGGCCGTGGCGCGGGCGGTCATCGGCAATCC
This genomic interval carries:
- the lpxB gene encoding lipid-A-disaccharide synthase translates to MRIMIIAGEASGEMHGAGVVAALKARRPGIDIFGVGGERMERAGCALVYHIEQFSVMGLTEVVRHLPFIRRALRRLDGLLESRCPDLVILIDYPDFNLRIARKARKRGIPVLYYISPQVWAWRPRRIHAIVRNVDCMAVVFPFEVELYEKAGGKVVFVGHPLLEVLESRQSRTEFCEAAGLDPDRPIIGMLPGSRVMEVERMLPSMAGTLKTVRRELPGTQGVIGLAPTVSRTDLTACLAGNAALEEDARKVPVVEGSTYEVMRHADLLLVTSGTATLESACFGTPLLVLYRMSRLSWWIARRLVSIPDIGLVNVVAGRRIAPEFLQDAVDPEVLSPVALELLKDPGKREAMARELREVRTRLGTPGASSRVADLALDMAEGAYEHQTDDRESGPRRESGPRGERAADGGH
- a CDS encoding lactonase family protein, translating into MADSPSGRTVVFVSLTGDEQVKAYDQDRETGALTLRSTSDAHGPSGALCLHPAGNLMYNAHVESTTLAAYRLDTDSCELTLVNKVDTDITIPAHLVTDRRGRFLLTVYYGGGGITVHRLGGDGAIGELVQYINTGEKAHAVCLAVEDRYVIVPHVSPTNKTNQFRFDAETGQLTPNEPAVLNPPDEETGPRHICFRPGGDVAYIVNEQGNTVTAHHFNADNGTLEIFQNVSTLPDDWEEGGATAHVEVHRNGKWAYASNRGHDSIVGYDVAADGALSAFGHVSVPASPRSFNVDPDGRFLYCAGEAAGVMTAFRVDPSDGTLHPLRDYTVGDKPFWVMATTLG
- a CDS encoding HlyD family efflux transporter periplasmic adaptor subunit translates to MSDKRQNGEASKGLVGMFTAERQREQDNTMDRRIEKKRFTPRRIALGGLAAAVIAFGVYALLSVNPSSLNVDAEKLTLAPVTYGPFLEYIVEQGAVMPLTTIYLDAVEGGRVEEVYVEQGTQVEEGTAILRLSNANLQLSVMQREAELFREVNRLRETRVTMGQRRLSMRAGLVETEYQLRQAEREHARQDEMFKADLTSRQDYDEAKDNLEYLTARRDVTVETLHQDSLFQTIQIRQLEESIDRLRLNLELIKQNEENLTIRAPITGLLSSLIAEVGESKPGGDRLGQVDVEDEFKVRAAIDEHYIARIRSGQAGSFDFAGGTYDLVISRVYPEVIEGQFEADMEFPEGMPDGLRRGQTLQVRVALGELADAMQVPRGGFYQKTGGRWIYVLDEAGEVAVRRQIRLGRQNSQFFEVLEGLEEGETVITSMYDNFGDMERLVLQ
- a CDS encoding ABC transporter ATP-binding protein; the protein is MIRTEHLKKLYATEEVETTALNDVTMAVDEGEFVAVMGPSGCGKSTLLNILGLLDNPSGGEYHFLDQEVSGHSERQRANLRKANIGFVFQSFNLIDELTVYENIELPLIYLGASKQERKERVDAAMDHMQIPHRRNHFPQQLSGGQQQRVAVARAVIGNPKLILADEPTGNLDSANGSEVMELLNGLNEAGTTIIMVTHDQALADHAHRIIRLFDGRIVQEAAA